In Synergistaceae bacterium, the genomic window TCGTCCATGATTACGGCGCGGATTTTTCCCTGCCTTAGAGCCGCAACAGCGTCAACATATTTCTCGTATGTCGTGAGGAGATCCGCTTTCTTGTCGCCAAGCAGATCCTCGGCTATGTACTGGCCTGTTGTGCCTCTCTGAGCCGCGAGCCTTTCGCCTTTGAGCTGATCCGGGGACTTGAGCTTTTCACCCTCAGCAGACGCACAAACGCACAGCATTAACACGAACATAAGCGCAAGAAACTTTTTCATGATAAGAACAGTCCTTCCTGTGAAAATTTTCCGGCAAATAATTATAGCCTAAATAGTAATGCGCGGGCATTAAAGCTCCGTAACCCTCAGCGGCAACGACTCACCGTCAACCCCGGCAATCATTTCATGAACCGTCAAACCGTTCTCAGGGTGCCGCCAGCCATCCGGGACAATCTGACTCAGCGGCACAAGCACAAAAAGACGCTCCGGGATTCTCGCGTGCGGAATGTCCAAATCCTGCGAGTGAAATATAACGTCATCCATCAGCAGAATATCAATGTCAATTTTCCTCGCGCCCCATCGGACTGACTCAACACGGCCAATTTCGCGCTCAAAATTTTTGACGGCCTTCAGGATTTCGTGAGGCTCATAATCTGACGGCGAGTCGATTCTCACGCAGGCGTTCAGGTAGTCAGGCTGTGCGACTCCTCCCCAGGGGGCTGTGCTGAATACGTCGCTTGACGCTGAGACATGGCCGAGTGATTCGAGTCTTCTGACTGCCTCGCGGAGATTCTGGAGACGATTGCCCAAATTTGAGCCTAACGCAAAATATATCTTCACGGAAAAATCACGCTCCCTTATGGAATATACTTACGGAAAAATTACACTGTCTGCAATATAATTATCACACTTCAAATTATCCCAAAAATTTTATATCGGAGGCGTTGCTCATGGGCAAATTTTTGTCTGACGCAAAAGAGCTTCTCGCGGCCATAGGCGGGAAGGAAAATATCACGGCGGTCTCCCACTGCATAACCCGTATGCGGTTCGTTCTGACTGACCCGAAAATAGCGGACATGAAACGAATCGAGTCCATCAAGTCAGTAAAAGGGACATTCACGCAGGCCGGGCAGTTTCAGGTGATAATCGGGAATGAAGTTGCTGACTTCTACAAAGATTTTGCGGAAGTGTCCGGGGTATCGGGAGTCTCAAAGTCTGAAGTAAAAGCGATGTCGAAACAGAATCAGAATATTCTTCAGCGACTCATGACATCAATCGCGGAGATATTCGCGCCGTTAATCCCTGCTATTGTTGTGGGCGGTCTCATTCTCGGCTTCAGGAATGTTATTGACAGCATGGAGATTTTTGGCGGTGCGACTCTCGTCAGCCAGAGTCAATTTTGGGCGGGCGTTGACCACTTTTTGTGGCTTCTCGGTGAGGCAGTGTTTCATGTCGGAATCCCTGTAGGAATCTGCTGGACTATCATGCGGAAGATGGGCGGTACGGAAATGCTCGGTATCATTCTCGGACTTACGCTCGTATCTTCACAGCTCACGAACGCATACGCAGTAGCCGGAGCGATGGCAAACGGGACACTGAATCAGTGGAATTTCGGCTTCATTCAGGTGAACATGATCGGCTATCAGGCTCAAGTTCTCCCGGCAATGTTAGCGGCTTTCACATTGGCATACTTGGAGCGTTTCTTCAAGAAGATTATTCCGCAGGTCGTGCAGATGATTCTTGTACCGTTCTTCAGCTTATTGTTTGCGGTAATGGCGGCTCATTTCGTGCTTGGGCCAATCGGCTGGCGTATAGGCTCGTGGATTTCTGCGGCTGTCTACGCGGGAATATCGGGGTCATACCGCGTAATATTCGGGGCGGTGTTCGGGTTCTTCTACGCTCCCCTAGTCATTACGGGACTGCACCACATGAGCAACGCTATAGACATTCAGCTTATCGCGGATTTCGGCGGGACTATGCTTTGGCCTATGATAGCGTTGTCGAACATCGCACAGGGAAGCGCGGTGCTAGGTATGATTTTCCTTCAGCGTAAAAGCGCAAAGGCTAAGGAGCTTAATATTCCGTCCTGCATATCGTGTTATCTCGGTGTAACTGAGCCGGCCATGTTCGGAGTCAACCTGAAGTATGTATTTCCGTTCATCTGCGGTATGACTGGCTCATGTATCGCGGGAATCATCAGCACAGCAGCGAGTGTTACGGCGAGTGCTATAGGTGTCGGAGGATTGCCGGGTATACTGTCGATTCAGCCGGGGTCTATTGCGTGGTTTGCTATCTGCATGGCCGTTGCGGTGTGCGTACCGTTCGCGCTGACCTACGCCGCAGGAAAGCGCAGGGGAATCGACAAGGAAGCCGCTGACGAAGCGACAAAGGAAGCCGAATTAGAGCGGGCAAGGACGGAGCATAGGCCGATAGATTTCATGGCGTTCCTTACTGGGAAGACAGTCGCAATAAGTGAAGTGCCTGATGCTACATTTGCCGAAAAAGTTTTGGGCGACGGAATCGCGATAGAGCCGGAAGATAATATACTCGTCTCGCCTGTTGACGCTGTTGTGGAGAATCTCATGGAGGGCAGCAATCACGCAATAGGACTCGTTATGGATAACGGCCTCGAAATTCTGTTACACATTGGGCTTGACACTGTAGCAATGCAGGGAGATGGATTTGTCCTTCACGTTGCGGAGGGCGACAGGGTGAAAAAAGGCCAGGAGCTAATCTCGTTTGACCCGGAGAAAATCAAAGCCGCAGGCCATCCCGTAACAACAATCATGGTAATCACGAATGACGCGGGATATGAGTCGTTCAAATTTGACGCGGGTATTCAGGTCAAAGCCGCCGAAAACGTTATAGCACACGCGGAGTAACAGCCATGCAGGACAAATACAAATCTTCAGCCGTCTACCAGATCTACATCAAATCATTCTGCGACTCAAACGGAGACGGTATCGGCGACATCAACGGAATACGCGCAAAGCTCCCCTACATTCATTCGCTGGGAGTCAAATATATCTGGGTAACTCCTTTCTTCTGTTCACCGATGGCGGATAACGGCTATGATGTCTCAGACTATCGCAACGTTAATCCCATGTTCGGCACAATGGATGACTGCGAGAAAATGATAGCTGAGGCTGACGCGCTCGGAATGGGGTTCATGTTCGACATGGTATTCAATCACACATCGGACGAGCATGAATGGTTCAGGAAGGCACTTGCGGGAGACCCGAAATATATGGACTACTACATTTTCCGGGACAACCCGCCGGAATGGACATCAGTTTTCGGGGGGTCAGCGTGGGAATTTTCGCCCTCAGTCGGGAAATATTACTTGCACTTGTTCCACAAAAAGCAGCCCGATTTGAACTGGGACAATCCGCAAGTCCGGGAGGAACTGAAAGACGTTGTGCGATTCTGGAAGGGGAAAGGCGTTAAGGGATTCCGCTTTGACGTTCTCAACCTAATATCAAAGCCCGCGAATCTTGAATCGCTTCCTGCGGGGGCTGGCGCGCAATTCTGCAAGGACGGCCCGCACATTCACGAGTATATACGCGAGCTTGCTGGGGACTCCGGGATTACGGACATGATTACGGTCGGCGAAATGTCGTCCACAACCCTCGAAAACTGCATACAGTACGCGAATCCGTCAGGCTCTGAGCTTTCTATGTGCTTCAACTTCCATCATCTGAAGGTTGACTACAAGGACGGCGGGAAATGGACTCTAATGCCTCCCGATTTGCACGAACTCCGAAAAATTTTCAGCACGTGGCAGGAAGGACTCTCGAACGCAGGAAGCTGGCAGGCTCTCTTCTGGTGCAATCACGATCAGCCGCGAATAGTCTCAAGATTCGGCGATGAGGGCGAATACTGGAGGCAGTCAGCAAAAATGCTCGCAACGTTCGTACACTTCATGAGGGGGACTCCGTATATATATCAGGGCGAGGAGCTTGGGATGACTAACGCACACTTCACGGACATAAAGCAGTATCAGGATGTCGAGTCGCTGAATTATTATCGGATTATGCGCGACAATGGAGTCTCCGAGTCTGACGCGCTGAAAGTCCTTGCCTCGAAATCACGCGACAACGCACGGACTCCAATGCAGTGGACTCCCGGCCATGAGGCAGGATTCACGGAGGGTAAATCATGGCTCAGTGTTACGGAGAATTTCACGGACATCAACGCCGAGTCAGAAGAGTCAGACCCCGACTCAATCCTCAATTACTATAGGCAGCTTGTGCAGCTCAGGAAGGATTACGCGGTAATCTCGGAAGGTGATGTGAAGTTCATTGACACGGGAAATGATAACGTCATCGGCTATGAGCGGAGATTGAACGGTGAAAGACTCGTAGTGCTGTGCAATTTCAGCGGGA contains:
- the folK gene encoding 2-amino-4-hydroxy-6-hydroxymethyldihydropteridine diphosphokinase; this translates as MKIYFALGSNLGNRLQNLREAVRRLESLGHVSASSDVFSTAPWGGVAQPDYLNACVRIDSPSDYEPHEILKAVKNFEREIGRVESVRWGARKIDIDILLMDDVIFHSQDLDIPHARIPERLFVLVPLSQIVPDGWRHPENGLTVHEMIAGVDGESLPLRVTEL
- the treP gene encoding PTS system trehalose-specific EIIBC component, which translates into the protein MGKFLSDAKELLAAIGGKENITAVSHCITRMRFVLTDPKIADMKRIESIKSVKGTFTQAGQFQVIIGNEVADFYKDFAEVSGVSGVSKSEVKAMSKQNQNILQRLMTSIAEIFAPLIPAIVVGGLILGFRNVIDSMEIFGGATLVSQSQFWAGVDHFLWLLGEAVFHVGIPVGICWTIMRKMGGTEMLGIILGLTLVSSQLTNAYAVAGAMANGTLNQWNFGFIQVNMIGYQAQVLPAMLAAFTLAYLERFFKKIIPQVVQMILVPFFSLLFAVMAAHFVLGPIGWRIGSWISAAVYAGISGSYRVIFGAVFGFFYAPLVITGLHHMSNAIDIQLIADFGGTMLWPMIALSNIAQGSAVLGMIFLQRKSAKAKELNIPSCISCYLGVTEPAMFGVNLKYVFPFICGMTGSCIAGIISTAASVTASAIGVGGLPGILSIQPGSIAWFAICMAVAVCVPFALTYAAGKRRGIDKEAADEATKEAELERARTEHRPIDFMAFLTGKTVAISEVPDATFAEKVLGDGIAIEPEDNILVSPVDAVVENLMEGSNHAIGLVMDNGLEILLHIGLDTVAMQGDGFVLHVAEGDRVKKGQELISFDPEKIKAAGHPVTTIMVITNDAGYESFKFDAGIQVKAAENVIAHAE
- a CDS encoding alpha,alpha-phosphotrehalase, giving the protein MQDKYKSSAVYQIYIKSFCDSNGDGIGDINGIRAKLPYIHSLGVKYIWVTPFFCSPMADNGYDVSDYRNVNPMFGTMDDCEKMIAEADALGMGFMFDMVFNHTSDEHEWFRKALAGDPKYMDYYIFRDNPPEWTSVFGGSAWEFSPSVGKYYLHLFHKKQPDLNWDNPQVREELKDVVRFWKGKGVKGFRFDVLNLISKPANLESLPAGAGAQFCKDGPHIHEYIRELAGDSGITDMITVGEMSSTTLENCIQYANPSGSELSMCFNFHHLKVDYKDGGKWTLMPPDLHELRKIFSTWQEGLSNAGSWQALFWCNHDQPRIVSRFGDEGEYWRQSAKMLATFVHFMRGTPYIYQGEELGMTNAHFTDIKQYQDVESLNYYRIMRDNGVSESDALKVLASKSRDNARTPMQWTPGHEAGFTEGKSWLSVTENFTDINAESEESDPDSILNYYRQLVQLRKDYAVISEGDVKFIDTGNDNVIGYERRLNGERLVVLCNFSGSDETVTGVDVKGRVLIGNYSGSHRMMKPYEVLAILEG